In the Setaria italica strain Yugu1 chromosome VI, Setaria_italica_v2.0, whole genome shotgun sequence genome, one interval contains:
- the LOC101763427 gene encoding external alternative NAD(P)H-ubiquinone oxidoreductase B2, mitochondrial, protein MRWAAFLWEGASGGARRRPGVSNLLLVVAAASSGGLVAYADSGSDAAVEKPQLPQRKKVVVLGTGWGGTTFLRNLDTRLYDVQVISPRNYFAFTPLLPSVTSGTVEPRSIVEPIRRVLEKKGEEIKFWEAECFKIDPQNKKIHCRSNLGTNLDGNGEFLVDYDYLVVAVGARVNTFNTPGVVENCHFLKEVEDAQKIRRSVMDCFERASLPFLDEEERRKNLHFVVVGGGPTGVEFAASLHDFVTEDLSKLYPSIQHLVKISLIEAADHILTMFDKRITNFAEDKFGRDGIDVKTGYKVVKVSKDAITMQNPGTGDISVPYGMAVWSTGIGTRPFIVEFMKQIGQGNRRVLATDEWLRVRECDGVYAIGDCATINQRRVMEDISEIFRVADKDKSGTLTVKEIQDVLDDISMRYPQLQLYLKSKQMNGIADLVRSAKGDAEKESVELNIEEFKKALSLVDSQVKFLPATAQVASQQGQYLARCFNKMKDAEEHPEGPIRIRGEGRHRFRPFRYRHLGQFAPLGGEQTAAQLPGDWISIGHSSQWLWYSVYATKQISWRTRMLVVSDWARRFIFGRDSSCI, encoded by the exons ATGAGGTGGGCGGCGTTCTTGTGGGAGGGCGCGTCCggcggcgcacgccgccgcccgggcgtctccaacctcctcctcgtcgtcgcagCCGCAAG TAGTGGAGGCCTCGTCGCTTATGCGGACTCCGGATCAGATGCTGCTGTTGAGAAGCCCCAGCTTCCTCAGAGGAAGAAAGTTGTGGTGCTTGGGACTGGTTGGGGTGGCACCACATTCCTGAGGAATCTCGATACCAGATTGTATGATGTGCAGGTCATATCTCCCCGGAACTACTTTGCTTTTACACCATTGCTCCCAAGCGTCACTTCTGGAACAGTTGAGCCAAGGAGCATCGTCGAGCCAATTCGAAGGGTTTTGGAGAAG AAAGGTGAAGAAATCAAATTTTGGGAAGCAGAGTGCTTCAAGATTGATCCACAAAACAAGAAAATCCATTGTCGCTCGAATCTTGGGACAAATCTTGATGGAAATGGTGAGTTCTTGGTTGACTACGACTATCTTGTGGTAGCAGTTGGAGCTAGGGTAAATACATTCAATACTCCTGGTGTGGTCGAGAATTGCCACTTCTTGAAG GAAGTTGAGGATGCTCAGAAGATCCGACGGAGTGTGATGGACTGCTTTGAGAGGGCAAGTCTCCCCTTCCTGgatgaagaagagaggaggaagaatcTTCATTTTGTTGTTGTCGGTGGTGGACCTACTGGAGTGGAATTTGCAGCATCTTTGCATGATTTTGTTACTGAAGATTTATCCAAGCTTTATCCCTCGATTCAGCACCTTGTCAAGATATCATTGATTGAAGCTGCAGATCACATACTGACCAT GTTCGACAAGAGGATAACAAACTTTGCTGAGGATAAGTTTGGAAGGGATGGCATTGATGTGAAAACTGGATACAAAGTTGTGAAGGTTTCTAAGGATGCTATTACCATGCAAAATCCTGGCACTGGGGACATCTCAGTTCCTTATGGAATGGCTGTCTGGTCCACTGGTATTGGAACTCGTCCATTCATTGTGGAATTCATGAAACAAATTGGCCAG GGCAATAGGCGTGTCTTAGCCACTGATGAATGGCTAAGGGTCCGTGAATGTGATGGTGTCTATGCAATTGGTGATTGTGCTACAATAAACCAGAGGAGAGTAATG GAAGATATTTCAGAAATATTCAGAGTTGCAGATAAAGATAAGTCTGGAACCTTGACTGTGAAAGAGATTCAAGACGTGTTGGATGATATTTCCATGAGATACCCACAATTGCAGCTCTACCTTAAGAGCAAGCAAATGAATGGTATTGCCGATTTAGTAAGGAGTGCGAAAGGAGATGCTGAGAAGGAATCTGTGGAGCTGAATATCGAAGAATTCAAGAAGGCTCTTTCACTGGTGGATTCACAAGTCAAATTCCTACCTGCAACTGCTCAG gTGGCTTCGCAGCAAGGGCAATATCTTGCTAGGTGTTTCAACAAGATGAAGGATGCTGAAGAACACCCTGAAGGCCCCATCCGCATCAGGGGAGAAGGCCGCCATCGGTTCCGCCCCTTCAG GTACCGGCATCTGGGCCAATTCGCCCCTCTAGGAGGTGAGCAAACTGCTGCACAGCTTCCTGGAGACTGGATCTCCATTGGCCATAGCTCTCAGTGGCTCTGGTACTCCGTGTATGCGAC CAAACAAATCAGCTGGCGCACGAGGATGCTGGTGGTATCTGATTGGGCACGTCGATTCATCTTCGGAAGAGACTCAAGCTGCATATAA
- the LOC101763831 gene encoding vesicle-associated protein 4-2, which translates to MPLWGTASGPPAAEGEAARAPPGSSGGGAGGVKVIRSLLPTRRRLRLDPPAKLYFPYEPGKQVRSAVRIKNISKSHVAFKFQTTAPKSCFMRPPGGILAPGESIIATVFKFVEHPENNEKPLEQKCKVKFKIVSLKVKGPMEYVPELFDEQKDQVAVEQILRVVFLDAERQSPQMDKLKRQLAEAEAALEARKKPPEDNGPRIVGEGLVIDEWKERRERYLARQQIEGVDSV; encoded by the exons ATGCCGCTCTGGGGTACCGCGTccgggccgccggccgccgaaggcgaggccgcccgcgcgccgcccgggtccagcgggggcggcgccggcggagtcAAGGTGATCCGGTCGCTGCTCCCcacccggcgccgcctccggctcGACCCGCCCGCCAAGCTCTACTTCCCAT ATGAACCTGGGAAGCAAGTCCGGAGCGCGGTCAGGATCAAGAACATCAGCAAGTCCCATGTGGCATTCAAG TTCCAAACTACAGCACCAAAGAGTTGCTTCATGAGGCCTCCGGGCGGCATACTTGCTCCAGGGGAAAGCATCATAGCAACGG TGTTCAAATTTGTGGAGCATCCGGAGAACAATGAGAAGCCGTTAGAACAGAAGTGCAAGGTTAAGTTCAAGATTGTCAGCCTGAAAGTCAAAGGACCTATGGAGTATGTCCCTGAATTG TTTGATGAGCAGAAGGATCAGGTTGCGGTTGAGCAAATTTTGCGGGTAGTATTCTTGGATGCTGAGCGTCAGAGCCCA CAAATGGACAAGCTCAAGCGCCAGCTTGCTGAAGCAGAAGCTGCTCTTGAGGCACGCAAGAAACCTCCAGAGGACAACGGTCCCCGTATCGTTGGCGAAGGCCTTGTGATTGACGAATGG AAGGAACGAAGAGAGAGATACCTTGCTCGCCAGCAGATCGAAGGTGTTGATTCAGTGTAG